The Muntiacus reevesi chromosome 15, mMunRee1.1, whole genome shotgun sequence region CATCTCTAGGCGCTGCCGCTCCAGGGCTGCCTCCAGCCAGTACACCAGCCTCTGCTGCTCCTCCAGCTGCAACTCGAGCTCTGAGAAGGCCacctgctgctggtgctgctccTCGCGGAGCGTCACCACCTGTCCCCAAGAGCCAGGCTCAGCCCACAGCACCGGCTCCCTTCACCCAGGGCTGTTCACGCAGGGGCAGCAGGCGTGTGGCCGGCTCACCGCCCACGCCGTCCACCTCCCCTGACCCCGGTGGAGGCAGGGGTCTGCAAGCTCCGTGACCCCACCTTGTCGAAGTACTTGCAGAGCAGAGCTCGGGTCTCTGAGGATGAGAGGTAGCTGAGCTTGGCCATGAGGTTCATCTCGCactgggacagcaaggaggccGAGGCCCGCAGCACCCGCTGGCGGCACGTGATGGCCTCGTTCTTGTACTCGATGGCGGCGTCCAGGGCCTCAATGGCCTCATCCAGCTGGAAGAGCGTCCGCTCCTCCTGCAGGGACACGGGATGGGTGGAGGGGGAACAGGCTACCCGCTCCATGGGACACCTGCCCCCTGAACACCGAGGTCCTGGGCAGAGTCGTGATGGCCACACGCAGCCACGACCCAGCCCTTATGTGCCCGCTTGTCCTCAGAGCCAGAGAGGTGCCCCTGCCCACTGCAGCAGGAGCAGGGACACTTCCATGTCAGCCTCGGCTCAGGGGTCGGGGCTCCGCTAAGAGGCTGCTCTCTGAAGCTCAGCCTCTGGAATGACCTGTGCTTGGGAGACCCTGCTCTGAAGGGAAGATGTGGTGGGACTGCAGAGGCACCCAGGGTCTGCTGGGGTCCATTTCCCcttcttttaactttttggctgcaccatgcaacATGCGgaatattagttccccaaccaggaatcaaacctatgccacctgcagtggaagcacagtcttaaccactagactaccaggtaAGTCCCCGGGGGTCCGTTTCTCTaacacaggctttctctgctgGCAGGAGGGCAAACCTATGTGGCTGTGAGGTGTGCTGACATGGTCCTGACTCGCATCCCATGTCGGGAGTTGGGAGTTGTGAGCACGTGCTCTACGCCTGAGGTTAACGAGATGCAGGACACAGGACGAGTCCCGAGTCCACCTGGGGGAACCGAGGGCAGCGAGGCCCAGCCGTGAGTCCCAGGCCTGGGGGCTGGACCAGCGGCGGGAGGGCTAGTCCTGCGCCTTTTTTGGGGGCTGACACCCGGGAGTGTCCCGAAGCAGGGAGGCCCATACCCAGCGGAGACCCAGGGCCAGGGGCGGAGGGGAGCAGGTGGCCAGACCGGCCTGCAGGGCGCACCTCGGGCGACAGCAGGCTGCCCTGCCTCAGCTTGCCGTCGATCTCCAGCCGCTGTTTCAGCAGCAAGTCCTTCTCCTGGCGCAGCGCGTCAATCTCCCCACGGATCTGCTGCTGGCTCTGGGCGCTGCCCTGCCGCAGCTGCCCGCTCTTCTCGGACAGCTCCTTCTCCAGGTGCTCCAACCGGCTGGACACTCGCACAATGTCCTCGTTGAGGGCCTGGGGGCGGCACCGCCGGTGATGAGGGAAGGGGCAGGCCCCACCCTCCCAGGGGCCACAGGCCAGGCCAGCCCTGCCATGGAGGCTAAGGAGGCGTGCTGTCCAGCAGGAGGTCAGACTCTCAGTTCTGTACAAGCTGGGGAGTGGGGGCCTAGGGGACCCGAGCCTCTGAAGAGGGGCCCCCAGAGATGGTCCGGGAGGAGGATACAGAGACGCTAAGGACAAGAGGGGACAACGTGGGCAAAGGCAGAGCGAGGTGGTGGTGGCCTGTCACTGAGATGACCTGACTCCGGTTGGTGATGGGAAGGATGGGGGATTAGTAGCCAAACCCCAAAGGCCCTTGGGGAACCTAATGCGGAAGGAAGTGAGGGTTCTAATGGCCAAGGGACGCTCCAGAAAATCCAGCTGAAATCCTCTAGGACTCCATGACAGCAGAAGAGGGTCTGGAACCCTGTGGGCATCTAGCGCAAGCACCGGCTCCTGGGAAAGCTCTGGGCTCTGTGAAGTGACATACCCCTTCTCTAATCCTCAGGGCAACACTGTGGTTCCATCTGAGAGGAGGAAATTTGGCTCCGAAACTTCCTACTCAAGAGGGAGCAACAAAGCCAAATCTGGCCAAACCACCGGTCTACACCTGTGGTTCCTCATTCTGCCTGCACAGAGCAAGTGGTTAATGAGGTACAATGTGTTGGGGGATAGATACCTGGAGAGGTTCTTCTACCCACACATGAGAACCCATATCACAGACACTCTCAAGATCCACAGGGTAGAGCCAAGGAGGACAGAGACCTGGCTGGAATTTAGCCGGCAGGGACATCACCTAGAAGAACCTCATCTGTCTAGAACTCTCCTGGCAGGGTTGTCAGCTGGAGACATCTCACTTGGAAGGAATTTATCTGATAGAATCTCACTCGGCTGGGCCTCACGCGGCAGTATCTCACCTGGCTGGGCCTCACCTGGCTGGACCGCAGGCGCTTGCTCTCCAGCCCCGTCTTCTCCTGCATCAGGGCCTCCTTCTTGGCCAGGATGGCCTCCCGCTTATGGAgctcctcccccagctcctccagCGCCCGCCGCTGCTGCAGGACCTTCTCCATTTCCTGGTCTAGCCACTTCTTCTGCTCCTCAATCTTCTGAGGGACAgcaggggaggcgggagggaacTCAGTTCTCCCCTCTGGCCATGTGGGTGGTGTGGATGCCACCCGGCTCAGAGGCAGAGAATGATGCACCCACCAGCTGACCCCGCAGGGCACTCTAGCAACTGGCCAGGCTGCCCAGCCAGGCTGCGGGTGCCCCTGGGGGTACGGTTCAGCCCAGACCCCACCTGCTGCTGCTCCAGGCTGACCACAGAGCCGTTGCTACCGCTGCGCCGCTTCCTCTGAAACGCCGCGATCTCTTCTGTCTTGATCTTCAGAATCTTCTGCTGCTGCTCATGCTTCAGCTCCAGCTCCTGGGCATGAAGTTCAGGGTGGGTTCGGAGGGCAGGGCCCTGTGGGGTACCAGTGTCCTCCCAGAGCCTGCAATCCCCAAAGCCCACAGGAGTGCCTGCCCCACTCCCAAGACAACCCTGCCCAGCACCCTCAGCCTCGCCACCCTCAAGTTCCACTGGGGACCCACCAGCTAAAGCAAACACAAGATTGCTGGACCCCTTATCTGGTTCATCTCACTGAATTCTCACCCTAGCCCTGACTTTCCTATAACTCTCATTTTCAAGGGAAGAAACAAACTCAGGGAGGCCACGTGACCAGCCTTCCACGGTCACGTGGCGGTACACGCTCCCCGGCCTCCTGGCTGGGACGCAGGCACCCCGCCAGCCAAGCACCCGACCTTGACACGGTGCTGCCGCTTGTTCATCTCCGTCTCCAGGCGTCGCTTCTGCTCTGTCTCCTCGCGAAGCcgcctctgcagctgcccctgCTGCTGCCGCATGAGCTGCACGTTCCTCTCCAGCTCCTGCAGCCGCTTCTCGCTCTGGGCCGACAGTGATGCCAGCCGCTCCGTCGCCTGCTTCTTCTCCTTCAGTACCTGGACCAACACAGCTTCCGCTGGGCCGCTCATGGCAGCTGCTAAGAGCCAGGCATGGCGCCTGGCACTCAACAAGGATGGGCAGGACAGAAGGACGATGAAGAGGGACAGACAGAAGGGAAAACAGGCCAACGGACACTAGactaataaaaatagcaaattataaaaatgtcaaaatactGTGACATTTACTACATAACACAGTACACCAAGTGCTCTCAGTATATTAAGTGATCCTTACAACCCTACAAAATGACTGTGAAGGTTTTCTACTtaacagattaggaaactgaggtacagaaagGTTAGGAAACTTGACCCAGGACccacagctagtaaatggcagagctgggattcaaacgcAAACAGGCAAGGCTCCTGAACCTTCACTCTTAATCACTCTACTGTAGTGGAGGGACAGGTGCAAAGATGAATGGATGGAAGGGTGGGTGGACAGACAGATGATGCGATCATATAAAGGTAAAAAACAGGGGATTTTCCtcgtggtccaggggctaagactctgagctcccaatgcagggagcctgagtttgatccctactcagggaactagatcccacatagcTTACAACTAAAAGAATCCTGTGtgacaactaaagatcccacatgctgcaactaagacccagtgcagccaaataaaaattaaaaaaaaaaattaaaaaaacaggacAGACAGACAATGCAAGGATCgataaacagaaatagaaagacaaatgaaCAGACACATAAATAGTCATATCAACTGATAAAAAGATAACTGGATGGATGGATTAGACAGACACCTGGACTGGTGGGTGAATGCACAGAGGGATGATGGGCTGGAGGGATGGATGAACAGATAGCTGGAAGGGTAGACATACGGAGGGAGGGTTGGTTCCTTCCCATTCCCTTCCCTCATCCTCTGGTCTCCTAAGGTGGTCTTCAGGCAGGGTCCACCTCCACACCTCTGCCTCTGCTGCGTTTTAAGATCCCCAGCACCGCCAGCTCCTACCTAATACCAGCCTCACTCTGGAAGGCCAGGAGGGCGTTCGCACCACCAGCCGGGGCTGGGGCACCCCCTGGTTCCACAGTGGACGTGGGCTCTGGGGCTCACACATGTCTTGATTCCAGGACTCCAACCTAGGAGGCTGCAGCCACCACAACCGGGTCCTGACACTGACCTGCACTTGGTTCTGAGCGGCGGCAACCCTCTTGCGGAACTCCTGGAGCTGCGAGCGCTCACCGGCGTCCTGGGGCTCCCTGCCCTCGAGCTCCCGCAGCTGCCTCTGGCCCTCGCTCAGCTCAGCCCTCACCCGCTCCGCCTCCCGCTCCAGCTCCTGGATGCGCTGGCTGTGCTGACGGTTCAGGGCCTGGGCAGCCTTCCCTGGAAGAACCGGGGCGCAGTCAGCACCGAGGGCGTCTCCCTGAAGCATCGCAGCTCCTTCCCCGGTGGCTTTCCCGGACCTCTGCCAGCCCCCAACACCTACAAGGGCTTCACGATGACTCTGTTCCCCCCAATACTGTGGACATTTACTACTTTTCTTTAATttgacttatttttcaaaatagccTTCTCCATAGCAGTGACCCAGGGAAATTATGGGTTAACTAGTTTTCTTTTTACCTAACACATGCTAAAATAAATCTGTAACCTGAGCCAGCATACAACTAAGCCTCTAGAACTAACTTCCATTTGTAGGCGATAGGACAAAGGAACAAGCTAAATGACTCCACAAGGAAGCTGACAAACCCAGAATATCTGGGATCTGGAACATTCTACAGGATGACTGTGCAAAGGTGAAAGAAGGGAGATTTCAGAGACCCAATGAGCATATGTTGGACAAGAACAGAGCTGCACAGACACTGTTGAAGAAGTGCTTCTGTTCTGAGCACTGAGGGCATTGGTTTAGTTAGATACGCTAATGGCCTTTTGATTAAAATATCCAAAAAGAGGCATACTGAAAGGTGCAGGAATGATATGACATGAAGTCTCAGATTTGTTTCAGAATATTTCAgcaaaaaaggacttccctggtggtccagtgcctaagactccatgctcccaattcaggggccccaggttcaatccctggtcagggaactagatttggCATGCCACAGCTATTAATGAGTTTGCATGTTGCAACCAAAGATCTGACACAGCCAATAAGAATAAATTAAGAACAAAAAACTCCAGCAAAGAAAAAAGGGAGTGATGAAGCAAATGTGGGCCAAGCTTGGAAATACTAAATCTGAATGATGGGTATGTAGGGACTCTCAGGTCTGTCTGCAATTGTTCCCAATACATTTTGTAATAAACTCACAGCTATTAAAATGAAAGATTGACCAGTCACCACCTAAAACCATCCCCTGCTCGTTCGCCTGTGTCACCAGTAGCAGACGTACTACTATGACTGGGGGACATGGTTTGCGCCCCAGGACCAGGAGATTCTGTGCCTCGTGCAGTGTCTGACACACAGCAGGCAACTGATTAATAACAGTAAGAAATAACGCTTCCTGCAAACTAGTCTAAGCATTTTACCTGAATTAACTCATTTCAACAACCTATAAAACAGGTGCAGCTACTATCTCCATTTCAGAGCACACAGCGGTTATCCTacctgctcaaggtcacccaTCTGGAAGGAGCTGAGAGGGCAAACCTAGGTCATCTGGGCCCTGCTCCTAACCACCCACCCTCAGGTTGGAGGCCCAGCCCAAAGCCCCGCCCTCACCTGTGCGCACCAGCTCGCCAATGAGCTCCTCCTTCATGCGGATGTTGATGGCCAGCTCACGGATCTTCTGCTGGGCTTGGGCCAGTCGCCACTCAGAAGCCATGGCTGCGGGGGCCTGGCGGGGCTGAGCCAGGGCCTTGCTCCCACTGACCACTGTAACGGGCTGATGGTCAGGGCGGCTGCCGCGACATATAGTGGGGGAAGCAGGGGTgggtggaagggagggaaggggagaaatGCCCTGGCCAGGGGCATCCAGGGATGGTTATGTGGACTCTTCAGGGTGGCCAGTTCAGGACCACGAATGGGTAAAGGGGTCGGGACCCTCTCTGTGCCCCACCCAGCTCACCTCTGGGTCCCGGGATAGCTGCACCCAGCTCCTCCAGGCGAAGCTCTGGGCCCTTCCTGTTGAGTGGACTCCCTGGGCAGGCCCCCATCCTCTGGTTCCACTTGCTGATCCCATTCCTGGAGGGCAGAAGGGGAGTCTgtacccctccccagccctgccccagcccagccATCTCCCAGGCccgggaggggaagagagaaccCCAGACCTTCCATCACCCCAGGGTCACTGTGACCCCAGGATGTCCGTCTGGCAGAACTGAGGCCAGCGGCTGAGCTGAGCGGGTGCAGGGCAGCTGAGGACACCGAGGGCCACCTTAGAGGCTGAGAACCAGGAGGCCGGTCCATCCCTCAGCACACCCGCCACAGCGAGAACGCCTGATTCAGAGCCCACAGCCACTGCCCACTCTCCCCCAAGGGCTGGCCAgggcgatgggggcaggggcacCCTGAGACCACAGTGGGACCCCTCTTGCCCAGCTGAGGCCCTGAGCTGGTCCTTGTCTGGTGGGCCACGGGTCCCACTCACCTTCGTGGGCGCAGGCTCTGTCGGGGCggcccctcctcttcctcctcctctgatgCATCTGAAGAGCCACTTCCCAGCCTGTCTCCCTCTGTCAGAAACTTGGCTCCAGCCTCCCTGCCATTTTTCATCTGCTGGGAAATGCCAGGGTTTCAGGACAGGCTCCCAGGGCCTTCTCCAGCAGCCATCTCCCCTAACCCAGTCTTTGGCCCGCCATGCATGCTCCTCACATCTCTGCCTCTTCAAGCCCGACCTTACCTTCAGGATCTAGCTACAATGATATCTGAGAGGTCTTTCCAATCTCAAGTTGGAGCAGAaacttctcccctcctcccttgtTCCTTCCTCTACCAGCCCTGTTCTCTTGTCCACCACCGCCCCCACCCTGCTCTGGCTCCCATAGCAAAACTGGCACTCCTCAGGGGACAATCTCCCCTTTCCATCTTGTATATAAGTCATCTGCAGCAAGTCTTATCTCACCAACAATGCCCCAccagagttgggggtggggggtccgtAACAGGCTtcttccaaacccatgtcctcccACCCCTCGGTCCCTCTGGTCTTTAGAGATCAGATGACCCAGAGCTTTCAGACAGATGCAGGAGCAACCTTTGTCCAAAAGGCCCCAAGTGACAGAACTAGAAACAAGAGACCAAGCGCAAGGAGATCAGAGCCCATGGAAAAGTGAACTTGCAGAGGAAGGCATCCAAAGatggtgtgtgggggtgggggtgacttCAGAGGTGATGAGCTCCCCATCCCTGGATGGAGGCAAGCATTCCATCCCATACCGGAAGGCAGAACCCCCTCTGTAATCCTCACTCCAAGCAATCTCCAACTACTCCAAGGATACTCCATGGCACCAGATCCTTCTGAGAGGCCCAACCCAAATTTGGGCCATTCCTCCAGGAACACCAGAAAGGGGCATCTCATAGCTGGTCCCGTGAAAGCACAAGATGAGTGACATATTTCCCAGGATtgcccctcccctgcctcagTCTACCCAGGTCAACCAGCAGACACCCAGCCTCGCCACCTTCTCACCTCTCCCCGGTTTTCAGGGCCAACTTCATCTCCAGGAATGCAGGTGGGGGGCATCATGCCCAGCATGTGGGTGTGGGCACCTCCCAGGGGGGCTGTGTGAGGCCGGGGCACAAAAGACCCGGGAGGCAAGCCCTGCAAGATCCCTGGGGCCCCCCAGCCTGGCCGCACCAGCTCCAGCCGCAGTCGCAGCTCTGCCATCTCCTCTTGCTGCTCACGAAGACGGTCGCTCTGCAAGACACGATCCAGGTGCTGAAGGGAGACGCGGATGAGAGAGAGGTGGGGTGCCGGGATGCCGACAGGCAGAAGTGCAAGAAAACGAAGAACACGTATGAGACCACCATGCCCTCTCTGTGTTAAAGTGGAGGAGGGCCAAATACCTCTGACCACCTTTTGGTGTCCCTCTGGAACACAGGGTGTATTAGTTCTGGTTTAAACTCTCCCACCCCGccacatcaccgactcgatggacgtgagtctgagcaggctcggagagttggtgatggacagggaggcctggtgtgccgcagtccatggggtcgcaaagagtcggacagactgactgactgaaccgACCCTGCCCCATCTATCACTCCCTCCATATTCATGCCACTCACTGCCACCAGAGGGCGCCAGGAGCAACGTCGACCCGGTATCTTTGCACAAAAGGAAAAGCAGGGCTCAGGAGTCTCATGGGGCTGCCCCTCCAGTCCCAATTCCAACCCACCCTCGCACACCCACTTGCACCGATCTGTTCCTTGCCTCCGCACTTCTGCTCACATCTCTACCCATCCTGCCAGAACCCACTTCTCTCACTCTGACACAGCTGTTTCGCCTCCCGGCAGaagtcccccctccccaccatcagTGCGGGAGGGCGCGCCCCACCTGAAGTTTGTACTGCTCCATGGCGTCCTCCAACGCAGCTAGAAAGTCTCGGTTCTCCTCTTCCAGCCGGGCCACCTGGCTCTGCAGGGCCAGCAGTTGCAGCGGCCCGTCATCTTCCTAGGGTGGGCAGGGAGAGCAGCTTCAGGGGAACAGTCAGGACGAGCCTGCCTGTCCCTGAGTCACCCCGCCGGCCCTGCTTGCTACTCTGCTCCAAAGCCTGCCTGCAACGGGGAGGGGGTCCAGACCCCACATGGCCTGCAGTCCCCTCCACAAGCCATTGCGCTATCTCTTGTCATTATTAATCATGTTTTCATTAACAGTAATATCACCACCACTATTATTAAGAACTAGCCTTCACCAGCACTTATGACACCCTCAGTCCCTTATATCCCAGGAGGTAGATACTCCTGTTATCTTTAACAGATGGAAACCCTGAGTAAACATCAAGGTCTTCAGCAGAAATTGCCTCTGAATCCCTGAATGGAACACcttcttcctcacctcccccaccccaccccaccccacccccgccgcaCACCCCCAGGTCACACCCGGCCCCTGGTCACCTTTCGCCCGCCGGGTCCCTGGGTGGCCTGCTCCTCGGCAGAGGCACTCTCGATGCCGCTGTCGGGCCCGGAGGCGGAGCTCAGGGCGCTGCGCTCGCCCTCGACGGCGCAAAGCCAGTCGCGCACCTTGCGGGCGGCGGCGCCCGGCAGCCCGGGCTCGGCCTGCAGCTCGCGCAGGAGGCTGTAGGCGGCGTCGGTGCGGGCTCGGTAACGCGCGCACTCGGCGCCCAGGCGGGCAGCGGCCGCGGCGGAGGCGGCAGCAGGGCCCGGGGCGCGCCGGCCCCGGTGGATGATGCGTGTCTCCGACCGATGCCTAGGCGGCCCCCGGGCGCTGGCCACTGCCTCCTCCGGCCCCCGCTCAGCCTC contains the following coding sequences:
- the KIF7 gene encoding kinesin-like protein KIF7 isoform X1, with protein sequence MGLEAQRLPGAEEAPVRVALRVRPLLPKELLHGHQSCLRVEPGHGRVTLGRDRHFSFHVVLDEDAGQEAVYQACVQPLLEAFFEGFNVTVFAYGQTGSGKTYTMGEASVASLHEDEQGIIPRAMAEAFKLIDENDLLDCLVHVSYLEVYKEEFRDLLEVGTASRDIQLREDDRGNVVLCGVKEVDVEGLDEVLSLLEMGNAARHTGATHLNRLSSRSHTIFTVTLEQRGRAPSRLPRPAAGQLLVSKFHFVDLAGSERVLKTGSTGERLKESIQINSSLLALGNVISALGDPQRRGSHIPYRDSKITRILKDSLGGNAKTMMIACVSPSSSDFDETLNTLNYASRAQNIRNRATVNWRPEAERGPEEAVASARGPPRHRSETRIIHRGRRAPGPAAASAAAAARLGAECARYRARTDAAYSLLRELQAEPGLPGAAARKVRDWLCAVEGERSALSSASGPDSGIESASAEEQATQGPGGRKEDDGPLQLLALQSQVARLEEENRDFLAALEDAMEQYKLQHLDRVLQSDRLREQQEEMAELRLRLELVRPGWGAPGILQGLPPGSFVPRPHTAPLGGAHTHMLGMMPPTCIPGDEVGPENRGEQMKNGREAGAKFLTEGDRLGSGSSDASEEEEEEGPPRQSLRPRRNGISKWNQRMGACPGSPLNRKGPELRLEELGAAIPGPRVVSGSKALAQPRQAPAAMASEWRLAQAQQKIRELAINIRMKEELIGELVRTGKAAQALNRQHSQRIQELEREAERVRAELSEGQRQLRELEGREPQDAGERSQLQEFRKRVAAAQNQVQVLKEKKQATERLASLSAQSEKRLQELERNVQLMRQQQGQLQRRLREETEQKRRLETEMNKRQHRVKELELKHEQQQKILKIKTEEIAAFQRKRRSGSNGSVVSLEQQQKIEEQKKWLDQEMEKVLQQRRALEELGEELHKREAILAKKEALMQEKTGLESKRLRSSQVRPSQALNEDIVRVSSRLEHLEKELSEKSGQLRQGSAQSQQQIRGEIDALRQEKDLLLKQRLEIDGKLRQGSLLSPEEERTLFQLDEAIEALDAAIEYKNEAITCRQRVLRASASLLSQCEMNLMAKLSYLSSSETRALLCKYFDKVVTLREEQHQQQVAFSELELQLEEQQRLVYWLEAALERQRLEMDRQLTLQQRGHEQHVQLLLQQSRDHLGEGLADSRRQYETRIQALEKELGRHVRLNQELKQKLGSLSAAGQSRVMGGEKRTPCLENRQAPGSEDELYPAPEPLWQPTGTEGAPRPREEMRDLVHAPLPLTWKRSSLCSEEQGSPEELRQREAAEPPVGRVLSVGEAGLPWNLGPLAKPRRELRRVSPGMIDVRKNPL
- the KIF7 gene encoding kinesin-like protein KIF7 isoform X2, translated to MGLEAQRLPGAEEAPVRVALRVRPLLPKELLHGHQSCLRVEPGHGRVTLGRDRHFSFHVVLDEDAGQEAVYQACVQPLLEAFFEGFNVTVFAYGQTGSGKTYTMGEASVASLHEDEQGIIPRAMAEAFKLIDENDLLDCLVHVSYLEVYKEEFRDLLEVGTASRDIQLREDDRGNVVLCGVKEVDVEGLDEVLSLLEMGNAARHTGATHLNRLSSRSHTIFTVTLEQRGRAPSRLPRPAAGQLLVSKFHFVDLAGSERVLKTGSTGERLKESIQINSSLLALGNVISALGDPQRRGSHIPYRDSKITRILKDSLGGNAKTMMIACVSPSSSDFDETLNTLNYASRAQNIRNRATVNWRPEAERGPEEAVASARGPPRHRSETRIIHRGRRAPGPAAASAAAAARLGAECARYRARTDAAYSLLRELQAEPGLPGAAARKVRDWLCAVEGERSALSSASGPDSGIESASAEEQATQGPGGRKEDDGPLQLLALQSQVARLEEENRDFLAALEDAMEQYKLQHLDRVLQSDRLREQQEEMAELRLRLELVRPGWGAPGILQGLPPGSFVPRPHTAPLGGAHTHMLGMMPPTCIPGDEVGPENRGEMKNGREAGAKFLTEGDRLGSGSSDASEEEEEEGPPRQSLRPRRNGISKWNQRMGACPGSPLNRKGPELRLEELGAAIPGPRVVSGSKALAQPRQAPAAMASEWRLAQAQQKIRELAINIRMKEELIGELVRTGKAAQALNRQHSQRIQELEREAERVRAELSEGQRQLRELEGREPQDAGERSQLQEFRKRVAAAQNQVQVLKEKKQATERLASLSAQSEKRLQELERNVQLMRQQQGQLQRRLREETEQKRRLETEMNKRQHRVKELELKHEQQQKILKIKTEEIAAFQRKRRSGSNGSVVSLEQQQKIEEQKKWLDQEMEKVLQQRRALEELGEELHKREAILAKKEALMQEKTGLESKRLRSSQVRPSQALNEDIVRVSSRLEHLEKELSEKSGQLRQGSAQSQQQIRGEIDALRQEKDLLLKQRLEIDGKLRQGSLLSPEEERTLFQLDEAIEALDAAIEYKNEAITCRQRVLRASASLLSQCEMNLMAKLSYLSSSETRALLCKYFDKVVTLREEQHQQQVAFSELELQLEEQQRLVYWLEAALERQRLEMDRQLTLQQRGHEQHVQLLLQQSRDHLGEGLADSRRQYETRIQALEKELGRHVRLNQELKQKLGSLSAAGQSRVMGGEKRTPCLENRQAPGSEDELYPAPEPLWQPTGTEGAPRPREEMRDLVHAPLPLTWKRSSLCSEEQGSPEELRQREAAEPPVGRVLSVGEAGLPWNLGPLAKPRRELRRVSPGMIDVRKNPL
- the KIF7 gene encoding kinesin-like protein KIF7 isoform X3, with the translated sequence MGLEAQRLPGAEEAPVRVALRVRPLLPKELLHGHQSCLRVEPGHGRVTLGRDRHFSFHVVLDEDAGQEAVYQACVQPLLEAFFEGFNVTVFAYGQTGSGKTYTMGEASVASLHEDEQGIIPRAMAEAFKLIDENDLLDCLVHVSYLEVYKEEFRDLLEVGTASRDIQLREDDRGNVVLCGVKEVDVEGLDEVLSLLEMGNAARHTGATHLNRLSSRSHTIFTVTLEQRGRAPSRLPRPAAGQLLVSKFHFVDLAGSERVLKTGSTGERLKESIQINSSLLALGNVISALGDPQRRGSHIPYRDSKITRILKDSLGGNAKTMMIACVSPSSSDFDETLNTLNYASRAQNIRNRATVNWRPEAERGPEEAVASARGPPRHRSETRIIHRGRRAPGPAAASAAAAARLGAECARYRARTDAAYSLLRELQAEPGLPGAAARKVRDWLCAVEGERSALSSASGPDSGIESASAEEQATQGPGGRKEDDGPLQLLALQSQVARLEEENRDFLAALEDAMEQYKLQHLDRVLQSDRLREQQEEMAELRLRLELVRPGWGAPGILQGLPPGSFVPRPHTAPLGGAHTHMLGMMPPTCIPGDEVGPENRGEQMKNGREAGAKFLTEGDRLGSGSSDASEEEEEEGPPRQSLRPRRNGISKWNQRMGACPGSPLNRKGPELRLEELGAAIPGPRVVSGSKALAQPRQAPAAMASEWRLAQAQQKIRELAINIRMKEELIGELVRTGKAAQALNRQHSQRIQELEREAERVRAELSEGQRQLRELEGREPQDAGERSQLQEFRKRVAAAQNQVQVLKEKKQATERLASLSAQSEKRLQELERNVQLMRQQQGQLQRRLREETEQKRRLETEMNKRQHRVKELELKHEQQQKILKIKTEEIAAFQRKRRSGSNGSVVSLEQQQIEEQKKWLDQEMEKVLQQRRALEELGEELHKREAILAKKEALMQEKTGLESKRLRSSQVRPSQALNEDIVRVSSRLEHLEKELSEKSGQLRQGSAQSQQQIRGEIDALRQEKDLLLKQRLEIDGKLRQGSLLSPEEERTLFQLDEAIEALDAAIEYKNEAITCRQRVLRASASLLSQCEMNLMAKLSYLSSSETRALLCKYFDKVVTLREEQHQQQVAFSELELQLEEQQRLVYWLEAALERQRLEMDRQLTLQQRGHEQHVQLLLQQSRDHLGEGLADSRRQYETRIQALEKELGRHVRLNQELKQKLGSLSAAGQSRVMGGEKRTPCLENRQAPGSEDELYPAPEPLWQPTGTEGAPRPREEMRDLVHAPLPLTWKRSSLCSEEQGSPEELRQREAAEPPVGRVLSVGEAGLPWNLGPLAKPRRELRRVSPGMIDVRKNPL